Genomic segment of Spirochaetota bacterium:
GTAGCACCACCTTCCACAGTTCTTATAAGCAAATGAATATGATTATCCATAATCTGATAATTGATAAGTTCAAAAGGATATTTTGCCTGTGCCAGCATGATGCAGTATTCAAATAGTGCTTTGATAGAATCTTCTTCCATCAAATTCTTGCATTCAATGATGCGGCTGGTAACGTGATAAGTAATGTTTGGTGCAATAAAACGAGGTTTACGCATGGTAGTTCCTCCCAAAGTAAATATGGTAAAAAAACGCTTTTGTGTATATACAACGCAGGAAAGTGAAAAATAGTAAAAAAAGTGATAAAA
This window contains:
- a CDS encoding transposase; translated protein: MRKPRFIAPNITYHVTSRIIECKNLMEEDSIKALFEYCIMLAQAKYPFELINYQIMDNHIHLLIRTVEGGAT